In Trichocoleus desertorum NBK24, the following are encoded in one genomic region:
- a CDS encoding amino acid adenylation domain-containing protein, whose amino-acid sequence MVIENPSGNSEEVFVFPTSFAQQRLWFLEQLAPNTCLYNVPTVFRLTGALNVVVLEQSFNELVRRHETLRTTFVVIDGEPAQAIAPRLSISLPVIDLQHCLVAEQYEEAQRMIRTEMQRPFSLSQGPLIRLVLFRLAPAEHILLINLHHIIFDEWSSGILIRELGALYTALSAGQDSPLPELSIQYADFAHWQREWLQGEILASQLAYWRQQLREVPVLDLPTDRPRPNLPTYRGALHQVELPQSLAEALNALSQDTGTTLFMTLLAAFQTLLHRYTGQTDIAIGSPIANRNRSELESLIGFFANTLVLRGDLSGNPTFMELLERSRQMTLAAYAHQDVPFEKLVEELHPVRNPSYNPLFQVVFALQNAPMTQLELPGLTLDAIEFDTRSSRFDLELYLWECGENFRGLWGQGWQNSTGLRGVVVYNTDLFQPETIARFMRSLQTLLEAIVANPHQRLADLPVLTAAEQQQILQTWNQTDTAYPKSQCIHQLFEAQVEKSPDAIAISAHVVNAVQFGEKQFTYQALNQGSNQLARYLQKLGVGATTLVGVCLDRSSEMVAALLGILKVGGAYVPLDPTYPSERLCFMIEDAQVPVLLTQAQYREQFRDCSAQVICLGQEWAAIAQEIEENLPNPVTSEDLAYVVYTSGSTGQPKGVTVPHRAVNRLVCDTNYIQIYPGDRVAQVSNVSFDAATFEIWGALLNGAQLVGIEREVSLSPLKFAAVLAQQQIDILFLTTALFNQVASEVPTAFRRLRYLLFGGEVADLQWVRAVLQSGAPKHLLHVYGPTESTTFASWYEIQELPEVATLPIGRPVGNTQLYILDTQLQPVPIGAKGELYIGGDGLAQGYLNQPKLTAERFISPTLRERQRHTSLLPPPSSLILPPSSLIPPPLYKTGDLARYHSDGNIEFLGRTDNQVKLRGFRIELGEVETALQQHPQVQAAIALLQSSDTDGRSLVAYIVPSQKPAPTTSELRSFLKAKLPEYMIPSAIAVLETLPLTPNGKVDRRALPPVSLASVVGISATQAPQTEIEQKLAAIWMRLLGLSQVGIHDNFFELGGHSLLATQLMSRLRDSLQVEVPLRSLFEAPTIAGLAEQIETLSWVGRRQEVSSAVAVGREEVEF is encoded by the coding sequence ATGGTGATCGAAAACCCCAGCGGCAATTCTGAAGAAGTTTTTGTCTTTCCAACATCCTTTGCCCAACAACGGCTATGGTTTCTGGAGCAACTTGCTCCCAATACCTGCCTCTATAATGTGCCGACTGTCTTTCGCCTGACTGGGGCGCTCAATGTAGTGGTTTTAGAGCAGAGCTTTAACGAGCTGGTGCGTCGTCATGAGACGTTGCGAACAACTTTTGTGGTGATTGACGGAGAACCCGCCCAGGCGATCGCTCCTCGCCTCAGTATTTCCTTACCTGTGATTGATCTTCAGCATTGCTTGGTTGCAGAGCAATATGAAGAAGCGCAGAGAATGATTCGCACAGAAATGCAACGGCCTTTTAGTTTGTCCCAAGGGCCGCTAATCCGGTTGGTGCTATTTCGCTTAGCTCCCGCAGAACATATCCTTTTGATCAATCTACACCACATTATTTTTGATGAGTGGTCTAGTGGCATCTTAATTCGAGAACTAGGGGCTTTGTATACGGCTTTGAGTGCAGGTCAAGATTCTCCATTGCCAGAGTTGTCGATTCAGTATGCAGATTTTGCCCATTGGCAGCGGGAATGGTTACAGGGAGAAATTTTAGCGTCACAATTGGCTTACTGGCGGCAACAGTTGCGAGAGGTGCCTGTGCTGGATCTCCCGACCGATCGCCCGCGTCCTAATCTGCCTACTTATCGGGGGGCGCTGCATCAGGTAGAACTTCCCCAAAGCTTAGCTGAAGCGCTCAATGCCCTAAGCCAAGACACAGGCACTACCCTATTTATGACCTTGTTGGCAGCGTTTCAGACGTTGCTTCATCGCTATACAGGGCAGACAGATATTGCCATCGGCTCACCCATTGCCAATCGCAATCGCAGTGAACTGGAGAGTTTAATTGGGTTTTTTGCCAACACTTTAGTGTTGCGGGGAGATCTGTCTGGTAATCCTACTTTTATGGAACTGCTAGAGCGATCGCGACAGATGACTCTGGCCGCCTATGCTCATCAAGATGTGCCGTTTGAGAAGTTGGTTGAGGAATTGCACCCTGTCCGTAACCCTAGCTATAACCCCTTGTTTCAAGTGGTGTTTGCGCTGCAAAATGCGCCGATGACACAGCTAGAGTTGCCAGGGTTGACGCTGGACGCCATTGAGTTCGACACCCGCAGCAGTCGCTTCGATTTGGAGCTGTATCTGTGGGAATGTGGGGAGAATTTTCGGGGCTTGTGGGGGCAAGGTTGGCAAAACTCCACAGGTTTGCGGGGAGTAGTAGTCTACAACACAGATCTATTTCAACCGGAGACAATTGCTCGCTTCATGCGATCGCTACAAACTCTTTTGGAGGCGATTGTCGCTAATCCTCATCAGCGTTTGGCAGACTTACCTGTATTAACTGCGGCTGAGCAACAACAGATATTGCAGACTTGGAACCAGACGGATACAGCCTATCCCAAATCTCAATGTATTCATCAATTATTTGAAGCGCAAGTAGAGAAGTCACCTGATGCGATCGCGATTTCCGCACACGTTGTGAACGCAGTTCAATTTGGTGAAAAACAATTTACTTATCAAGCCTTAAACCAAGGCAGTAATCAATTAGCCCGCTATTTACAGAAACTAGGAGTTGGGGCAACAACGTTGGTAGGTGTTTGCCTCGATCGCTCCTCTGAAATGGTGGCAGCTCTCCTTGGTATCCTCAAAGTAGGGGGAGCTTATGTACCGCTAGATCCGACATATCCTTCAGAACGACTCTGCTTTATGATCGAGGATGCTCAAGTCCCTGTATTGCTAACTCAAGCGCAATATCGAGAGCAGTTTCGAGATTGTTCCGCCCAAGTGATTTGCCTAGGTCAGGAGTGGGCAGCGATCGCCCAGGAGATTGAAGAGAATCTCCCTAACCCAGTGACTTCGGAAGATTTGGCTTATGTGGTTTATACATCTGGCTCTACAGGCCAGCCCAAGGGGGTGACTGTGCCCCATCGCGCCGTAAATCGGCTGGTATGTGATACCAACTATATCCAGATTTATCCCGGCGATCGCGTGGCTCAAGTCTCTAATGTCTCTTTTGATGCCGCTACGTTTGAGATTTGGGGTGCCCTGCTAAATGGGGCGCAACTCGTTGGGATTGAGCGAGAAGTATCCTTGTCTCCGCTGAAGTTTGCAGCAGTTCTAGCCCAGCAGCAAATCGATATCCTATTTTTGACCACGGCTCTGTTTAACCAAGTGGCCAGCGAAGTTCCGACTGCATTTCGTAGATTGCGATACCTATTGTTTGGCGGAGAAGTTGCCGATTTGCAATGGGTGCGGGCTGTACTTCAATCAGGCGCACCAAAACACTTGTTGCATGTTTACGGGCCGACAGAAAGCACCACGTTTGCCTCTTGGTACGAGATCCAGGAACTGCCAGAAGTTGCCACTCTCCCCATTGGTCGTCCGGTTGGCAATACCCAGCTTTATATCCTCGATACCCAACTTCAACCAGTACCAATTGGCGCAAAAGGTGAACTATACATTGGTGGCGATGGATTAGCTCAAGGATATTTAAATCAACCAAAACTGACTGCTGAACGTTTTATTTCTCCCACCCTACGGGAACGCCAAAGGCATACATCCCTCCTCCCTCCTCCCTCCTCCCTCATCCTTCCTCCTTCATCTCTCATTCCTCCTCCTTTATACAAAACTGGAGATCTCGCTCGCTACCATTCAGATGGCAATATTGAATTTCTTGGTCGTACTGACAATCAAGTGAAGTTGCGAGGCTTTCGGATTGAGTTGGGAGAAGTTGAAACAGCCTTGCAACAACATCCACAGGTGCAAGCAGCGATCGCCCTCCTTCAATCATCCGACACTGACGGTCGATCTTTGGTGGCTTATATTGTGCCTAGCCAGAAGCCCGCTCCTACTACTTCAGAACTGCGGAGTTTTTTGAAGGCGAAGTTGCCAGAGTATATGATTCCAAGTGCGATCGCAGTTTTGGAGACTTTGCCGCTCACTCCTAACGGTAAAGTCGATCGACGGGCGTTGCCTCCTGTAAGTTTAGCGTCAGTCGTTGGGATCAGTGCGACTCAAGCCCCACAAACGGAGATTGAACAAAAGCTGGCGGCGATCTGGATGCGGCTTTTAGGGCTTTCGCAGGTTGGAATTCATGACAATTTCTTTGAGTTGGGAGGGCACTCGCTGCTAGCAACTCAACTCATGTCTCGCCTCCGGGATAGTTTGCAGGTTGAAGTGCCGTTGCGTAGTTTGTTTGAGGCTCCTACGATCGCGGGCTTAGCTGAACAGATAGAAACGCTCAGTTGGGTTGGGCGGAGACAGGAAGTTTCTAGCGCTGTAGCAGTGGGACGTGAGGAGGTGGAGTTTTGA
- a CDS encoding GNAT family N-acetyltransferase — translation MFIRPYQAADAEAIAAIYQDSVLGIGSTAYNAEQVAAWSAYPDNIEEFRQMLQQGLTLVTEAEGQLVAFGQLNPLNHIAFLYTASQAARQGYATEIYLKLENHAMHKSVEHLHTEASRISKFFFLKMGYHITETEVVTRKGIELERFKMAKIISPQ, via the coding sequence ATGTTTATTCGTCCTTATCAAGCTGCCGACGCTGAGGCGATCGCGGCGATTTACCAAGACTCTGTGCTTGGCATTGGTTCTACGGCCTATAACGCTGAGCAAGTAGCCGCCTGGTCTGCTTATCCTGACAACATTGAGGAATTCCGGCAGATGCTCCAGCAGGGACTGACACTAGTTACTGAAGCAGAGGGGCAATTAGTCGCTTTTGGGCAATTAAATCCGCTCAATCATATTGCTTTTCTCTACACAGCCAGCCAAGCGGCGCGTCAAGGGTATGCCACTGAGATCTACTTAAAACTAGAAAACCACGCAATGCACAAAAGCGTAGAACATTTGCATACCGAAGCCAGTCGCATCTCCAAGTTCTTTTTCTTAAAAATGGGATATCACATCACAGAAACCGAAGTCGTAACCCGTAAAGGCATAGAGCTAGAGCGCTTCAAAATGGCAAAGATCATTAGCCCCCAGTAA
- the gndA gene encoding NADP-dependent phosphogluconate dehydrogenase, giving the protein MTQQSFGLIGLAVMGENLALNVERNGFPIAVYNRTPDKTDVFMAQRAQGKQVKAAYSIEDFVASLERPRKILIMVKAGAPVDAVINQLRPLLEAGDIIIDGGNSYYEDTERRTKELEASGLHFVGMGVSGGEEGALNGPSLMPGSSKAAYDELAPIWTKIAAQVDDGPCVTYIGPGGAGHYVKMVHNGIEYGDMQLIAEAYDLLKNTLGLNHTQLHEVFAEWNTTEELDSYLIEITADIFRKIDPDTGNALVDVVLDAAAQKGTGRWTVASALELGVSIPTMIAAVNARITSSQKEERVAASKVLTGPTGKYEGDTKAFIGKIRDALYCSKICSYAQGMELLSVASRDFNYGLNLGEIARIWKGGCIIRARFLNKIKQAFDENPSLPNLLLAPEFKQTILDRQEAWREVVIQAARLGIPVPAFSASLDYFDSYRRDRLPQNLTQAQRDYFGAHTYLRVDKPGVFHTDWTPVAQESTQTSTPEVPLDGKEPGTVAPEEVKTQEAQTQR; this is encoded by the coding sequence ATGACCCAGCAGAGCTTTGGTCTCATTGGTTTAGCGGTTATGGGTGAGAACCTAGCCCTCAACGTTGAACGTAATGGTTTTCCGATTGCCGTTTATAACCGAACCCCAGACAAAACCGATGTCTTCATGGCACAGCGGGCACAGGGTAAGCAAGTCAAAGCTGCCTATTCCATTGAAGACTTTGTGGCTTCCCTAGAACGGCCCCGAAAAATTTTAATTATGGTGAAAGCAGGGGCTCCGGTCGATGCTGTGATTAATCAGCTGAGACCCCTGCTAGAGGCTGGTGACATCATTATTGATGGGGGCAACTCTTACTATGAGGATACGGAGCGGCGCACCAAGGAATTAGAAGCTTCTGGACTTCATTTTGTGGGTATGGGAGTCAGCGGTGGCGAAGAAGGAGCCCTCAATGGCCCCAGTTTGATGCCAGGTAGCTCTAAAGCGGCCTATGATGAACTCGCTCCCATTTGGACCAAGATTGCGGCCCAAGTGGATGATGGCCCTTGCGTGACCTACATTGGACCTGGTGGGGCAGGGCACTACGTCAAGATGGTGCACAACGGCATTGAGTACGGCGATATGCAGTTGATTGCCGAAGCCTATGACTTGCTGAAGAACACTTTAGGCTTAAATCACACCCAGTTGCATGAAGTGTTTGCTGAGTGGAATACCACTGAAGAACTTGATTCTTATCTAATTGAAATCACAGCCGACATCTTCAGAAAAATTGACCCAGACACAGGCAATGCCCTAGTTGATGTGGTTCTAGATGCCGCTGCCCAGAAAGGGACGGGTCGCTGGACGGTTGCCAGTGCTTTAGAGCTAGGGGTTTCCATCCCCACTATGATTGCTGCTGTGAATGCCCGAATTACCTCTTCTCAAAAGGAAGAACGGGTTGCTGCTTCCAAGGTGTTGACAGGGCCGACGGGTAAGTATGAAGGCGATACCAAAGCCTTCATTGGTAAAATCCGGGATGCTTTGTACTGCTCCAAAATCTGCTCCTATGCTCAGGGCATGGAGTTGTTGAGTGTTGCCTCCAGAGACTTTAATTACGGCCTGAACTTAGGCGAAATTGCTCGGATCTGGAAAGGCGGTTGCATCATTCGGGCTCGCTTCTTGAATAAGATTAAGCAAGCCTTTGATGAGAACCCTAGCCTACCTAATTTGCTACTAGCTCCAGAGTTTAAGCAAACCATTTTGGATCGGCAAGAAGCTTGGCGTGAAGTGGTAATTCAAGCGGCTAGATTGGGGATTCCGGTGCCCGCTTTTAGTGCTTCGCTTGACTACTTTGACAGCTACCGTCGCGATCGCTTGCCCCAGAACCTAACTCAGGCCCAGCGCGATTACTTTGGTGCCCATACCTACCTGCGAGTAGACAAGCCAGGAGTCTTCCACACTGATTGGACTCCAGTAGCTCAGGAATCTACCCAGACTTCCACGCCCGAAGTTCCTCTAGATGGCAAAGAGCCAGGAACGGTGGCACCGGAAGAAGTAAAAACTCAGGAAGCCCAAACGCAGCGTTAA
- a CDS encoding Ycf66 family protein, with translation MLAYILALAVALGSFALYMAAFFFPEVHRKSDFIWSGVALFYALVLWVCAGRITGGVLLGQTASVALLGWFSWQTLRMRWDLTPPDQKTQLPTQATPAALRGTTQQVREKLIGLSSSENVTQLKDQATRLFNNVKDRAQGSSSSGASSGSAIPTEVVAESKPSGGQSAQTSNPLASISGIFNTAKEAIAQVGKKKPSRPMMELNHPPKSGPGTDTDISDELADEMADPTATAATPTSQTTPQTTSLSDDEPTLLLESPGPSMTESSATPEITNPEITNAELLSVSEEEQLLNNAAEVTPEALDQVVVPTAFAPSGDVAASIPEDQATPEAVERATTGDQVVENPLGDPFVPTEAIAVDAAEIDLAPPAEPIGLGDPIERQQEEVDLNAPPIEPATFTLVEPETVEEAIAASEEASEDTPELKAPNPFFEDKNQESSENPDN, from the coding sequence ATGCTTGCATACATCCTGGCATTGGCTGTCGCACTTGGCAGCTTTGCTCTTTATATGGCCGCTTTCTTCTTTCCAGAAGTTCATCGCAAAAGTGATTTTATCTGGAGCGGCGTTGCTCTGTTTTATGCCCTAGTGCTATGGGTCTGTGCGGGACGAATCACCGGAGGTGTCCTACTGGGTCAGACGGCAAGCGTCGCCCTCCTCGGTTGGTTTAGTTGGCAAACCCTAAGAATGCGCTGGGATCTCACCCCACCGGATCAAAAAACTCAACTGCCTACCCAGGCAACGCCAGCCGCCCTGCGAGGCACCACTCAGCAAGTTCGAGAAAAGCTGATCGGCTTGTCTTCCTCAGAAAACGTGACGCAACTCAAAGACCAAGCGACTCGTCTCTTCAATAACGTGAAAGACCGGGCGCAGGGAAGTTCGAGTTCCGGAGCATCTTCGGGATCAGCGATCCCAACAGAAGTCGTAGCGGAATCCAAGCCCAGTGGGGGCCAATCGGCTCAAACTTCTAACCCCCTAGCTTCAATATCGGGCATCTTCAACACAGCAAAGGAGGCGATCGCCCAGGTTGGCAAAAAGAAACCCAGCCGACCCATGATGGAGCTAAATCATCCGCCTAAATCTGGTCCTGGAACGGATACAGATATTAGTGATGAGCTTGCGGACGAAATGGCTGATCCCACTGCTACAGCCGCAACACCAACGAGTCAAACAACTCCCCAAACAACTTCATTGAGTGATGATGAGCCGACTCTGCTGCTAGAGTCACCAGGCCCAAGCATGACAGAAAGCTCAGCAACCCCTGAGATTACTAATCCTGAGATCACTAATGCAGAACTGCTAAGTGTTAGCGAGGAAGAGCAACTGCTCAACAACGCCGCAGAAGTGACTCCAGAAGCTCTAGATCAGGTAGTGGTACCGACTGCTTTCGCCCCTTCTGGCGACGTAGCCGCATCGATCCCAGAAGATCAAGCCACTCCTGAAGCAGTGGAACGAGCGACTACAGGCGATCAAGTAGTGGAAAACCCACTCGGCGATCCCTTTGTGCCCACTGAAGCGATCGCAGTAGATGCAGCCGAAATTGACTTAGCTCCACCTGCCGAACCTATTGGCCTCGGTGACCCCATTGAGCGCCAGCAAGAAGAGGTAGATCTCAATGCGCCTCCGATTGAACCTGCAACGTTCACGCTGGTTGAGCCTGAGACGGTAGAGGAAGCGATCGCAGCGTCCGAAGAGGCATCGGAGGACACTCCAGAGTTAAAAGCGCCTAATCCATTCTTTGAGGACAAAAATCAGGAGTCATCCGAAAATCCTGATAACTAA
- the ileS gene encoding isoleucine--tRNA ligase, which produces MTESGTYKNTVNLPKTNFDMRANAVKREPELQQFWAEHQIYEHLSQNNPGELFILHDGPPYANGSLHIGHALNKILKDIINKFHLLQGRKVRYVPGWDCHGLPIELKVLQTMKPDERQKLTPLDLRHKARDFAIATVDDQRQSFKRYGIWGDWEHPYLTLTPAYEAAQIGVFGQMVLKGHIYRGRKPVYWSPSSKTALAEAELEYPEGHTSRSLYAAFPMTGLSDTAQEAFGPYLPDLKVAIWTTTPWTIPANMAVSVNPKLNYAVVEVGTSDRLPDTKYLIVAAELVERLSEVLGTNLTVKATLKGKELEHSTYRHPLFDRESPIVVGGDYVTTESGTGLVHTAPGHGQDDYQVGLRYGLSVFAPVDDNGDFTEEAGPFAGLNVLGPGNQAVIDALQAAGSLLKEEPYVHKYPYDWRTKKPTIFRATEQWFASVSGFREAALEAIATVKWIPAQGENRITSMVAERSDWCISRQRNWGVPIPVFYDEANGEPLLTEETIAHVQAIFAEKGSDAWWELPVEELLPETYRNNGRSYRKGTDTMDVWFDSGSSWAAVAKQREELCYPANMYLEGSDQHRGWFQSSLLTSVAANGVAPYNTVLTHGFVLDEQGRKMSKSMGNVVDPMIVINGGKNQKEEPPYGSDVLRLWVSSVDYSSDVLIGKNILKQMSDVYRKIRNTARFLIGNLHDFDPAKDSVAYEDLPELDRYMLHRSCEVFNEITEAFKSFQFFRFFQTVQNFCVVDLSNFYLDIAKDRLYISAPDALRRRSCQTVLRIILENLARAIAPVLSHMAEDIWQFLPYATPYKSVFEAGWVHLEGRWEVEALAKSWPALRQIRAEVNRVLEKARAEKMVGSSLEAKLLLYVPDLELRQQLQTMNPATSLNGNGVDELRYLFIVSQVELLDSPAALEGLQYSSQSDALGIGVVKADGEKCDRCWNYSVHVGESAAHSLLCERCEPALEGKF; this is translated from the coding sequence GTGACAGAATCAGGAACTTATAAAAACACCGTCAATCTGCCCAAAACCAACTTTGACATGCGCGCCAATGCTGTCAAACGCGAACCAGAGCTGCAACAGTTTTGGGCAGAGCACCAGATTTATGAGCACCTGTCGCAGAACAATCCAGGTGAGCTGTTTATTCTGCATGATGGGCCTCCTTACGCCAATGGTTCGCTGCACATTGGTCACGCCCTCAACAAGATTCTGAAGGATATTATCAATAAGTTTCACCTGCTCCAAGGGCGCAAAGTTCGTTATGTTCCTGGTTGGGATTGTCATGGTTTGCCGATTGAACTAAAAGTTCTGCAAACCATGAAACCAGACGAGCGGCAAAAGCTAACGCCCTTGGATCTGCGCCACAAAGCCAGAGATTTTGCGATCGCCACCGTAGATGACCAGCGCCAATCCTTCAAGCGCTATGGTATCTGGGGCGATTGGGAGCATCCGTATTTGACCCTTACACCTGCTTATGAAGCGGCTCAGATTGGTGTGTTTGGGCAAATGGTGTTGAAAGGCCACATCTACCGGGGTCGCAAGCCTGTCTACTGGAGTCCCAGCTCTAAAACAGCGTTGGCGGAAGCAGAACTGGAGTATCCCGAAGGCCACACCTCTCGCAGCTTGTACGCCGCTTTCCCCATGACTGGGTTGTCTGACACCGCTCAGGAAGCTTTTGGGCCGTATCTGCCAGATTTGAAGGTCGCCATCTGGACCACAACTCCTTGGACGATCCCCGCAAACATGGCCGTCAGCGTCAACCCAAAGCTAAACTACGCGGTGGTAGAAGTGGGGACTAGCGATCGCCTCCCCGACACCAAATACCTGATCGTCGCTGCCGAGTTGGTAGAACGTCTCTCAGAAGTCTTAGGCACCAACCTCACCGTCAAGGCCACCCTCAAAGGCAAAGAACTGGAGCATTCCACCTATCGCCATCCCTTGTTCGATCGCGAAAGCCCGATCGTGGTGGGGGGCGATTACGTCACAACCGAATCCGGTACAGGCTTGGTTCACACTGCCCCCGGTCACGGTCAAGATGACTATCAAGTGGGCTTGCGCTACGGCTTATCCGTCTTCGCACCTGTAGACGACAATGGCGACTTCACCGAAGAAGCAGGCCCATTTGCAGGCTTAAACGTCCTCGGCCCTGGCAACCAAGCCGTGATCGATGCCTTGCAAGCCGCAGGTTCCCTTCTCAAAGAAGAACCCTACGTCCACAAGTACCCCTACGACTGGCGAACCAAAAAGCCGACTATCTTCCGGGCTACTGAACAGTGGTTTGCCTCGGTATCTGGGTTCCGGGAAGCCGCCCTAGAAGCGATCGCCACTGTGAAGTGGATTCCCGCCCAAGGCGAAAACCGTATCACCTCAATGGTGGCCGAGCGATCGGATTGGTGCATCTCTCGTCAACGGAATTGGGGCGTACCGATCCCCGTGTTCTACGACGAAGCGAATGGCGAACCGTTGCTCACCGAAGAAACGATCGCCCATGTCCAAGCCATCTTTGCCGAGAAAGGCTCCGATGCTTGGTGGGAACTCCCAGTTGAGGAATTGCTGCCAGAAACCTACCGCAACAACGGTCGCAGCTACCGCAAAGGCACCGATACGATGGACGTGTGGTTCGACTCTGGCTCCTCTTGGGCCGCAGTCGCGAAGCAGCGCGAGGAACTGTGCTACCCCGCCAACATGTACCTGGAAGGCTCCGACCAGCACCGGGGTTGGTTCCAGTCCAGCCTGCTCACCAGTGTTGCTGCTAATGGCGTTGCTCCCTACAACACCGTCTTAACCCACGGCTTTGTCTTGGATGAGCAAGGCCGCAAGATGAGTAAGTCGATGGGCAACGTCGTAGACCCAATGATCGTGATCAACGGCGGCAAGAACCAAAAAGAAGAACCTCCCTACGGCTCCGACGTGCTGCGCCTGTGGGTGTCGTCCGTCGATTACTCCTCCGACGTACTAATCGGCAAAAACATTCTGAAGCAAATGTCGGATGTGTATCGCAAGATCCGCAACACCGCCCGCTTTTTGATCGGCAACCTGCACGACTTTGATCCTGCCAAAGATTCGGTTGCCTACGAAGACTTACCAGAACTCGATCGCTACATGCTGCATCGCTCCTGCGAAGTTTTCAACGAAATCACCGAAGCCTTCAAGAGCTTCCAGTTCTTCCGTTTCTTCCAGACGGTACAAAACTTCTGCGTCGTAGATTTATCCAACTTCTACTTAGACATCGCCAAAGACCGCCTATACATCAGCGCGCCCGATGCCCTCCGTCGTCGCAGTTGCCAAACGGTGTTGCGGATCATCCTGGAAAACCTCGCCAGAGCGATCGCGCCTGTGCTCTCCCACATGGCCGAGGATATCTGGCAATTCCTACCCTACGCCACCCCGTACAAATCAGTATTTGAGGCAGGCTGGGTGCATCTGGAAGGTCGCTGGGAAGTAGAAGCCCTCGCCAAATCCTGGCCTGCCCTGCGGCAAATCCGGGCTGAAGTTAACCGAGTGCTGGAGAAAGCCCGTGCCGAAAAAATGGTCGGCTCCTCCCTAGAAGCCAAGCTGCTGCTCTACGTGCCCGACTTAGAGCTACGCCAACAGCTCCAAACCATGAACCCAGCCACCAGCCTCAACGGTAACGGCGTAGACGAACTGCGCTACCTGTTCATTGTCTCCCAGGTAGAACTGCTCGACTCCCCCGCCGCCCTAGAAGGCTTGCAGTACAGCTCCCAATCGGATGCGCTGGGCATTGGTGTGGTGAAAGCCGACGGCGAAAAATGCGATCGCTGCTGGAACTACTCGGTTCATGTTGGTGAATCAGCAGCTCATTCGCTGTTGTGTGAACGGTGTGAGCCTGCGTTAGAAGGGAAATTCTAG
- a CDS encoding VOC family protein yields MTDIGFTHVALPVTDLDATIAFYAKYANMEAVHRRTDPKTGEKVAWLTDHTRPFVIVLLQEPEVEHKLLPPAHLGVACESREEVDRLCELARQDGCLNNGPADAGAPIGYWAFVESPDGHILELTYGQEVALRVRETAQEKQPAETSA; encoded by the coding sequence ATGACTGATATTGGATTCACCCATGTGGCTCTACCCGTCACCGACCTTGACGCCACGATCGCCTTCTATGCCAAATACGCCAACATGGAAGCTGTCCATCGGCGCACCGACCCCAAAACTGGGGAAAAAGTGGCTTGGCTCACCGACCACACCCGACCCTTCGTCATTGTGCTACTGCAAGAACCCGAAGTTGAGCACAAACTCTTACCCCCCGCTCACCTGGGAGTCGCCTGCGAAAGCCGAGAAGAAGTCGATCGCCTGTGTGAGTTAGCGCGACAAGACGGATGCCTCAACAATGGCCCTGCGGATGCGGGTGCGCCGATTGGTTATTGGGCGTTTGTCGAGAGTCCAGACGGTCACATTTTGGAACTCACCTACGGGCAAGAAGTAGCGTTGCGAGTGCGCGAAACCGCTCAAGAAAAGCAACCTGCAGAAACATCAGCATAG
- a CDS encoding ParA family protein, translating into MGFIIATANMKGGVGKTTLTINLATALAKNHGKRVLIVDLDTQISATLSLMAPGDFAKLRNNKRTLRHLVHRAIYSDKQLPNLIPEAIQAYMCNVKGLDLLPGDIDLYDEFLVSEMLFEKATKDSTKNFEQVWNNFEKGLISSILQPVLKDYDFIILDCAPGYNLLTRSALLASDFYVLPAKPEPLSLIGIQLLERRLAKLRETHKEGTPVKIQLLGITFMLSGNILTSRYYSQVMKRVNEDYSEAKIFKTRIPVDVNVSKAVDSFTPVVLSNPGSSGAKAFAGLAQEFLQKLTVAARIDQKPNKFALADME; encoded by the coding sequence ATGGGATTTATCATCGCAACTGCAAACATGAAAGGTGGCGTGGGCAAAACGACCCTCACCATCAACTTAGCCACTGCCCTGGCCAAAAATCATGGCAAGCGAGTTTTAATTGTCGATCTCGATACCCAAATCAGCGCCACCCTCAGTCTCATGGCCCCTGGTGACTTCGCCAAACTCCGCAACAATAAGCGCACCCTGCGGCATTTAGTGCATCGCGCTATTTACAGCGACAAACAACTGCCTAATCTCATCCCCGAAGCCATCCAAGCCTACATGTGTAATGTTAAGGGGTTGGATTTATTGCCCGGAGACATCGATTTATACGATGAATTTTTAGTCTCCGAAATGCTGTTTGAAAAAGCCACAAAAGACAGTACCAAAAACTTTGAACAAGTTTGGAATAACTTTGAAAAAGGACTAATTTCAAGTATTCTGCAACCTGTTCTTAAAGACTACGATTTCATTATTCTTGACTGCGCTCCTGGCTACAATCTTTTGACTCGTAGCGCTCTCTTAGCTAGTGACTTCTACGTCCTGCCTGCCAAGCCCGAACCCCTCTCCCTAATCGGGATTCAACTCCTAGAACGACGCCTTGCCAAACTGCGAGAAACCCACAAGGAAGGTACGCCAGTCAAAATCCAACTACTGGGCATTACTTTCATGCTCTCTGGCAACATACTCACGAGTCGCTATTACAGCCAAGTCATGAAACGGGTGAATGAAGACTATAGCGAGGCCAAAATCTTCAAAACCCGGATTCCTGTAGATGTGAATGTTTCCAAGGCTGTTGATTCATTTACACCTGTAGTCCTGAGCAATCCTGGCTCATCGGGTGCTAAAGCTTTTGCAGGACTGGCCCAAGAGTTTCTACAAAAACTTACCGTTGCCGCTCGCATTGACCAAAAGCCCAACAAGTTTGCTCTCGCTGACATGGAATAA